CTGGTTAGGGTAGGtagcatggcatttttattatttacTCTATGAAATATTTATCATTTAAAAGATGACAATTTTATTAATTAGTTTTAGTGTAGGTACCATGGCAAATTATTCTTAGgggatggcatttttattattgaAGTGATGGCAATTTATTTAGTTCGCATTGTGCGAAACACCCCagtgtattttttatatttttgtcTTATGTAGATAAGCATTTTGTTTATATCATTGTTAAATTAGTGACGATTAATGTAGATTGAAGGGAGTACTACTCATTATTATTGCAAGAAAAAAGATTGCTTTCTATTTTGGGTGAAGTATAATTTTCCCTTTTGACTTGGAGAGGAGAAATCAAACATGCGCACGTGCGTATACACCAACGCCGCCTGCCTCGCGGGAGGCCACCGAGATCCGGCAGcttcccccctcctcctccccgcaTCGGccggccgcctcccgccgccccgatgctcctccggtcgccgccgcggcacCTCCACCTACTCCGGCCGCACCACCTGCGAGTCCTCTCCCACGCTGCCGCGGCGCTCGCGTCCCCGGCCCCGCCCCCCGCCCCGACCGAGTGGACGGAGGCGCCCGTCGCCTCGGTGCGCGCGGCCACCGCCGACGCCTCCCTCTTCCACGTCTCCCTCGACCTCTCCGCCCACGGGCCCCTCCTCGCCTCCCACGTCGCCGCCGGCCAGTTCCTCCCCTTCCGCCTCCCGTCCGCCCCCTACCCCATCTTCCTCGCCATCTCCTCCCCTCCCCCGGCCTCCTCGTCCTCGGGGTCCTCGCCCAAATCGTTCGATTTCCTCGTCAAGCGCCTTCCCGGCACCCCCTCCGCGCGCCTCTGCGACCTCCGGCCCGGTGACCTCGTTCCCGTAGGGGGCAGCGTCGTCGGCCGCGGGTTCGAGGTAACCAGGATCGCCGACGCCCGCGACGTCCTCGTCTTCGCCACCGGATCCGGGATCAGGTGCCTTACTCCCCCTCTGCTTCTGTACAATTCTTCACTTGTTTCTTACGCATCCATGATATTTGTCAAACCTGCGTCAATTGTATCATAGATACATCACAATTGTTCAATCTTAGAGCCAATGATCTAGATATTTTCGATCAAAGGGCCACACGGCCCCCATTTCCATTACTAAGAAAATGGAGTCACGAACAGAGTAACACAGCATTACAAACAGTCCCCAACATCGATGCAAACACACGCATCAGGGAAGGAAAACGACCTACATTTCTGGACATCTGGACCACATCTAAGGAATGCAACACCGCACTACATTAGAACAGCAATCTGGCAAAACACCTACAGATCATATACAAAAAATAGATCACATCCAGGACAGCAAAGACTTGGTCCCCAGCCATGGCAATGATATAGATAGCACCACTGTAGTACAATGTTTCATCAGGGTTTTTTCCATCTTTGCTTCAAATACAACGATTGAGTTGCTTGGTAAcaacataatcagtttcagactgGCACATTCCACATGCCATGTGGTTGATGGGTGATGACCTTCTCCTTGATTTTATTGTTCTTTCATTTCGATTGGATGAGCATCCATGAATAGTTTTATCTATTTTTGTTGAGTTGGATTGTTAGTACATCTCAAATTCTGCACTCTACATATATTGCATCCACACACCAATCCACCGTTTAGGCGAACGTAATTGCCATCTCAAATTTATCAGTGATGTGGAAAGTGCATTTTGAGAAGATAGATTTCATTGGAGTGTGTAAGTCTGCTCATGTTATCTTCTTTTTACATTTATGTGTGGCAGTCCAATCCGGTCACTCATTGAGTCAGGTTTTGGTGAAAATGAGAAGATCGATGTAAGCCTCTTTTATGGGGTTAGAAACcttcaaaggatggcttatcaggtATATCTCAGTCTAAAGTTACATTTTAGAAGTACAATCTGCTTTATGTAACGGCTGGAAACTCTGCTCTGACAGGAAAGGTTCAGTGACTGGGAATCGAGAGGAATAAAAATTATACCTGTTCTCTCTAGACCAGATGATCAGTGGACTGGCCAGCGAGGCTATGTTCAGGTACCGTTATCATTTTTCCTTTTCGGCTGTTCTTAGCTCACCAGGTTaccttattcttatttattttgcgTTTTCAGAATGCCTTTTCAAGGGCAAAGAAGGTTATAAATCCATCATCGACGGGAGCGATTTTGTGTGGACATAAACAGATGACTGAGGTATATATTCTCATTTCTAACTTTTGTAGCTAATGATACAGGTTGCCAAATCCATCTCCATTCACGTGTCTCAATGCTTTCTATACGTTAGATGCTGCATGTGTTGTGTTATTTTAGACATCGGTACATCAGAAACATACCCTTCTGGCAAATCCATGGTCAGTTTAAACTTTCTCAAGATGAAACCAAACTACTTATAAAATATAGACACCAGTGTGCCATTGTCTTTTGCGGGACATTACCGTTACTGCTCTGGATTTATTGTTAATACCTTATGTTTGAGGCCACATTTATAGGCTAAGAGAGTACCAGTACAAATTTGCTGCCCAGACCTAGCAATTGGCTGTACAAATAGAGTAAGAATTAAAGACAGCGTTGAAACTGAAACCTGCATTAATGCCGACTGTTGCTATTCTATAGTAGAACTCCATTTCTTCTAAAATTGGTGGCATCTTTGTATACTCATAGCTGATCTTCATTTATGATAATTTTTGCAGGAAATTACTAGAGCTCTTGTTGCTGATGGTATGTCCAAAGATAAAATCCTAACAAACTTCTGAGTTTCACTAGAACACGTATCTTGCCCTTTTGGCTGTTGTACACCTACCACCACAATCTAGTGGCTCTTGTTTACAGCAAATGTGATGCGACTTAGGGTCGTGAAAAAGATACTGCTACATACTAACAAATAAGGGCAACTCATTTTCCTTCACGCTGCGTGTTGCCCATCAACCATTGGATGTTGATATCCTGATATATTAatctcaagaaagaagaaaaggcTTGGTGGTGCCCTGAGACAGCATTCCCCTGGAAGGTGCTGATGCACTCGAAAAGCCCCTTTCCAGAAAAGTAGAAGGGGGCTCAATAGGGGACATTGGTTGTAAGTTAGTAAAATCATTTTTTAGTTTGTATGCCTTCAGATATAAGCGGCTGCAAGTGTTTCTGCCGTGAAATTTTGGTATATTTGAAGGTTGTAATATTTTTTGGAATTGCCTGGATGTATTTGGAGCCCTATTCTCTCAACTGGCAGTGTGCCTGGATGTATTGTGGAAACAGCTTTCTCCACTGACGACAAAAACAATACATGAAAAAGGGTTTTGTTCTATGACCCAACTGAATTTTATCTGTGCCATATCTTGGATGCGGTCAATGATAGTTGTGCAATATGAATCTCACTGCGTTGTGCAATCGTTTTATTGTATTCCTGGCGTGTTAGTTTATGTTGATCCAAAGGATTTGTTAGCCTTGTCATAGGTGAGCAGCCAACACCTATCATATGCACCCTTTCGGGGCTTTTGAGCAAACCAGTTCTACACATTCTGCATTGTCCTGCAGTATTCCAGGTGGTGTGCACCCACATGCTGCTTCTCTACTCCCATTAGGGCTCGTTTGGTTGTCAGGTATCCCTCCGGGATCCCCGTCGAAAACCAGGGCATGCAACCCATGGGGCAAGTCAGCCCGGGGAAAGCCCACGGCGCATTTGGTCGCTCCCCCACCACGGGCTTTCCTCCCCGATCCCCGTCATTTCCGCGGAGAAACAATCCACGCCTCCAGGGGTCGGGGAGAAAACCCACGAGGCGACGGCGCTAGCGGCAGAGAGCAGCGCCTCCACCTTCCTCCGGCGACGGTTCCAAAGCGATGgccgcggcggcgacgacgacggcccAGCGGTCATCCTTCTCCGGTCCCCAAGACCCCACTTCAAAGCTCTCCCATGGACAGCGAGGACCCGGCGGTCGTCATCCTTCTTCGAGCCAGGTTGGTTCTCTCCTCCACCCCACCACAAGTCCACCACCACAACCTCGGCTTGTTTCTCCAGTTCATGCCCAATGAATTGTGGCTGCAGATTAATGTGAGCACCAGTTCCTCTTCTTTAACCTGCAGATGAgtaatggctgcagatctaactcaATAGCTAGTGCACTGATGAATGAGCTCTTTTTTATTTGGGGTTAATAAGCTGTGATCTCTAATTTATGCCTTGATACGATTGCTGGAGTAAGCTTCACCTGCAACGGAGTTCAGTTTCTCGACCGAACCTGTAGAAAAGTCGCCCTGCACCTTTTATGATATGTTCATAGTCGCAAAAGAATGCCAGGGATTTTGGCGAGGAAATCTCTAAGCCGTCTGTTCTCTTGGTGTTGTTTAGAATTTCAAAGGCCAGAAAGAACATGCAACAAAAAACGTGAAATGCCATAAACATCAATCAAGAATTACCCCCTCCCTTCCTAGTATAAGTATATTTAGGGATTCcaatatgaactactccctccatttctaaatataagtctttggagagattccactatgaaccacatatggatgtatgtagatgcatttagagtgtagattcatccactttgctccgtatgtagtccataatggaatctctataaagacttatatttaggaaccgagggagtatatacagagcaaaatgagtgaatctatactctaaaaacgtctatatatatccgtattatgtagtccatattgaaacctataaaagacttatatttaggaacagagggagtaaatcATTATTACTTGAACCAGAAACATGCGCACGATACCAACAACCAGCTATAAAATTCAGTAGCACAAGTGAATAGAGAAAAACTTAGGTATAAGGAGTATGTTCACACCTTATAACTCAATTAAGTACAGCAATACGAATATACGATGGTCATGAAAGAACTGCATTATAGTACATTAGTGCTCAATCTGGAATCTGTTACTCCTTCGAACTAAAGCCACACGGCACTTATTTTGGATTGGAGAGAGTAAATGACAACAAGAAAATAATCTGCTATAAAGTTCAGTAATACAACAaacattactaggaaaaggcctactaatggcgcactggttttgcttactaatggcgcattaccagtgcgccattagtagcacgccactagtatatcttactaatggcgcaccactggtgcgccattagttttgcccacggtgcgccactagtgtttgctatactaatggcgcaccacacggtaatgcgccattagtaacaatttttaattttttttcttaatctcaggtcactatttcacctatgagatatacaacaagcatccatataacaatcacagccaaaacacaagttccatcatatatacatacatagccaacacacaagttccatcatatatacatacatagccaacacatagttccatcgttacatattacaaaagtttcacattgttcatccaacaccgttcagttctcatgcattgttcttctccttcttctttctcaacatgatgcgccaagagcggcgaggaggtggaggcggtgagggcagtgggatgtagtcttctacctcaattggcgtggtcatgtcgcccagctgtgggatcgccggcgccaccaccggtgcgtggtcattatcaggcaccaccaccatcgcgaggccaccttcaggcacgaccatcgctaggtcatcctcagccacctccatctcttgcccatggtcagccaccaccatctcttgcccttggtcagccaccaccatctcttgcccttggtcagccaccaccagcgctaggtcatcctcagcctgatgcccgtcgtcatcctgcagctcctcatccccactttgctcctcttttcccgcactccagtccggatcatccttcttgttgtctatgctgctgccagaatcgctgctgctttcgctacagccatggtcgctgctgctttcgctatagccatggtcgctgctgctttggctgtagccattgtcgctgctgctgctcccattacctgtccaaatgcaacaatgaccgttaacaatcgatgtgagacaaagccaaatgtagaggaataagaagaggcagaacgtaccggcatcataatcttcagcatagcgcatgcgacacatagtcgcgttgaacaccttcacgatgagcgtggtggcgtcgtcgtcgtacctgaagagaaggaagtaccccagccgcaggtcgtaggcacggtaaaacttctcccacccacgagacaagtacatgtggccctccttgatcaccaactccacatcccacagcctgcgaaacccgctgccggcctgtcgcaccttcacattatttggcggatcttcacccatcagcatgttcttaaaactgtcaggcagcctttgcagtttgggacaatgagtgatgtaggcaaacaacagatatcataatgagatgggtgaaggggatatctctcgttttatatacctgcgtcatggatgatactgaagtcccaagtatgatagtgaagaactcggaagcatccaactcgtactgcggtgtcgcagagcggcggtggctgcttcccgccatctctgataagcagcagaagagatatTTTTATGATACAAGAAGAAAGCAGCCACAACTACAGTAAAAACAAGCAACTACACACACAGGAGTTGTAAAATATCCCTGCTATTCTTTTCTACATAAACATGTAATTAGTCAAGACAACTTCTCTCATATTTTTAAACTTCCATTTATTTTAATCTACGGTAGAGACATGACATCACTTGGCCTAATCACTTGTCACtaatcacggaaaatttcagcatgacctttgctgaaaataggacatatggagtacccgaatttgccggaacggtatttaatcgacattccgacaatctcaagggcctctcggggtacctgcaaattcatcacaacacaatggtcggagacaaaacccagcaaactagcaagatgatcatcatctttgcaagtcattacttgtcaaataaagaagaaggaacaatttatttgtgacatagttacaaatgatgacagaataaagcaacaccctgcactagcctaaaaacaagtgaagtttcacccctataagaacaactttataaaatcagagaagttgctaatttttttgtatccttcatatacactggagcacaatgctttataatgttccatcatcattacagaaaattGACAATTGTCCATAACAGTTAACTGGAATTTTTGCCTCATAGCTTGGGTGGGTTAAGTACTAGGAGATTATTTCAGTTTTACATGCAGATTTTGACCAAAAACACATGGTCTTTTTAACAGTTTTCAGTTTGGATAGAATACTGAAAACTACATTTATGTATTAACAACATCTTGTTTGCCCCCATCAAGGGGCAGTTAGTTGGCCCTATGCAATTCAAGCATCTACACCCACCTACCAGTTGGCTGGACCTGCAGTTAGCCAGCCATGAACCAACATTTTTTGTGGGTAAAAAGCAAAGAGCTTGTGCATAATTACAAGGGTTATCACCCTCTTTTCCTGTTCAAAAGAAAAGGGCATAAAGAGGGGGAGAAGACCAGGCCCAAGAGAAGGGGGGCAAAAGCATGGGCATGCTTTCCTTGGTCCTATCAAAAGTGGGACAAAAGCAATGCAGTACTCACTAGATCTATCCATCACCCAAGAAAAAAATGCACTCCTAGTACATGGCTACTACTATTTTTCTGCTGCTAGGAAAAAAATCACTCATTGGAAATGAAAATCTCAGTACCAgcattttgaactttgaaatgaaatacagtagtagtattagtagtatatGGAGTAGTATCTTGTCTGTGTGCTATCTGAAGCAGAGCATGGAAGCAAGTTTTGAGCATCAAAAGTTCCAATAGCCCGTTGCAACAACTATTTGTGCAGAGATAAGCATGAACAGAGACAATAACTATAGGATTTGTTTTGATGATATCTTTTTTATACACTTACTAAAACAAGTGTGATACCAATTGGATCATTGTTCACTATAATCTTTTCTTTTGAACTGAAAAGGGAGGTCAGTTTTTTCAGAGAGAAAATAAATCTGCAGATTCAACTAATGATACTATGAACTTTTGATCTGAAAGTCCCTAATTTGCCTTTGAGTATTCTATAATGAAAAGAAAATTTACAATACTACTGATCTTGCCATCCAAGGCCACTAGGCAGTGGCGgatcaaaccctagaacacatcagaaggtTGTGGTACTCGCGGGAGGTAGCCTAGGGGGGAAGGAGGGGAAGGGGGAGAGGTGAGGAATCACTTGTGGGATAACGGCAGGCTGCCGTAGGAGGGCGCCGACGTCGAggaggcggtgggcggcggcgcatcgaggaggcggcggcgccttCTTGCTTCCCCGAGCCCTTCCTCGAAGACGGCGATGGGGGCGTGGGCGGGGGCTGTCGGCGACGGTGACGGAGGGCAGGgcaggagctgcagtggtggggggcgcgggggcggcggagaCGCGGGGGCagcggcggcgtgggtcggggcagcgggcggaagtggatctggcgagagggagggacgaaGGGGTCGGGCTAGTtaggggggaagattactaatggcgcaccacctagcggtgcgccattagaaatctttttttagatagcaatggcgcacctccagaCCGGTGCGCCATTATatgtttatttattattattttttaaaaaatgaatatgaatatgaaacagtaattttttttataaaaacagtaataagtgttgtttaacaacaattgtagtctacactttattattattattttttagaaaatgaatatgaatatgaaatagtaataattttttataaaaatagtaaataattttttaaaaaatatcatcaaatttgttatttgaaaatatcatcggcggcggcggtggagccggggagggtgcggtgggtcgtcggcggcggtggagcgggggagggtNNNNNNNNNNNNNNNNNNNNNNNNNNNNNNNNNNNNNNNNNNNNNNNNNNNNNNNNNNNNNNNNNNNNNNNNNNNNNNNNNNNNNNNNNNNNNNNNNNNNNNNNNNNNNNNNNNNNNNNNNNNNNNNNNNNNNNNNNNNNNNNNNNNNNNNNNNNNNNNNNNNNNNNNNNNNNNNNNNNNNNNNNNNNNNNNNNNNNNNNNNNNNNNNNNNNNNNNNNNNNNNNNNNNNNNNNNNNNNNNNNNNNNNNNNNNNNNNNNNNNNNNNNNNNNNNNNNNNNNNNNNNNNNNNNNNNNNNNNNNNNNNNNNNNNNNNNNNNNNNNNNNNNNNNNNNNNNNNNNNNNNNNNNNNNNNNNNNNNNNNNNNNNNNNNNNNNNNNNNNNNNNNNNNNNNNNNNNNNNgtgcggtgggtcgtcggcggcggtagaGCTAGCGagagagggtgcgggtgggatcgagatcgagatgaaggaggatagcgatcgagatggagggggatcgagatcgagatggaggggggaatcgagattgagatggaggggggaatcgagatggaggggggaatcctcatgtaaagggtacgacagtaatggcgcactgtgaaacgatgcgccattagtagttttgcaaaagaaAGAACAAAATTTTTTTAcaataatggcgcactgtctgtttggtgcgtcattactaggtagaactagtaatggcgcaattCGACCTgatacgccattagtatgtatggaaaaatggaaaaaaaattaacaCTAGT
The Triticum dicoccoides isolate Atlit2015 ecotype Zavitan chromosome 3A, WEW_v2.0, whole genome shotgun sequence genome window above contains:
- the LOC119266692 gene encoding fruit protein pKIWI502-like, whose amino-acid sequence is MLLRSPPRHLHLLRPHHLRVLSHAAAALASPAPPPAPTEWTEAPVASVRAATADASLFHVSLDLSAHGPLLASHVAAGQFLPFRLPSAPYPIFLAISSPPPASSSSGSSPKSFDFLVKRLPGTPSARLCDLRPGDLVPVGGSVVGRGFEVTRIADARDVLVFATGSGISPIRSLIESGFGENEKIDVSLFYGVRNLQRMAYQERFSDWESRGIKIIPVLSRPDDQWTGQRGYVQNAFSRAKKVINPSSTGAILCGHKQMTEEITRALVADGMSKDKILTNF